TCCGTCCACAGAGCCGTCGCACGTGCCGGCGCCGACGTCCGGGCCTCCGACCAATGCCACCACGAGCGCTCCCGCACCCGAGCCCACCTCGGTCGCCCCGGCACCCACGCCGAAGGACGAGACATCCGCGCCGGTGACGACACCGTCGGCACCGACTCACGAGACCCCGGTGACGCCTACTCCACGGCAGACGATCACCACGCCACCGTCGGAGACCGTCGAGCCCTCCGCCGCGCCCGAACCGACCAAACAGCGGAGCACACCGACGTACGAGGCCCCGACCTCCGAAGCACCCGCGCCGCGCGCGACAGTGGAGCCGGCCCCCGCCGAGACGCCGGCGAAGCAGGCGCCCGTGGAGCGTGAGACAGCCCCGTCACGTGCCTCGGCGCCGGAGCCGACTCGTGAAGCGCCGGCGCGGGAAGCGCCTACCTACAGCACTCCCGTCCAGGCGCCGAGCATGGGCGGTGGCAACAGCGGCGGAAGCGGCGGTGGGGGCCGTCACTAGCGAGGACCCCACCGCACGGTCGGTAAGGGTAGCCTTAGTTCATGCCTACGACATGGATGGACACCGTGGTACACCAGGTGCGTCGGGTCGGCGACTTTCCGTTTCCGCACCAGGCGGCATTCGTTCTCGACAATCCGATTCATCGAAAGTTCGTCAATCCCGCCGGCGTTGCCGAGCGGCTGGCCCTGCGAGGCGACGAGCGCGTATTGGAAATCGGCCCCGGCCCGGGAATCTTCAGCGCACAGATCGCGCCGCGGATACCGTCCGGACACCTGGACCTGTTCGACGTGCAGCCGGAGATGCTCGAGAAGGTAAAACGTAAGCTGGACCGGGCCGGGTATCGCAACGCCGGATTTCATTCGGGTGATGCCAGCAATGGACTCCCGTTCCCGGATAACACCTTTGATGTCGCATTTCTCGCCAGCGTGATC
The nucleotide sequence above comes from Mycobacteroides saopaulense. Encoded proteins:
- a CDS encoding class I SAM-dependent methyltransferase gives rise to the protein MDTVVHQVRRVGDFPFPHQAAFVLDNPIHRKFVNPAGVAERLALRGDERVLEIGPGPGIFSAQIAPRIPSGHLDLFDVQPEMLEKVKRKLDRAGYRNAGFHSGDASNGLPFPDNTFDVAFLASVIGEVPDKAACIRSLGQVLKPGGRLIFQEIFLDPDRLGVSELRALVEPEGFVFASATGSRWRDIVEFTRADTN